CTTGGGCTGCTCGATCTCGTTTCACGTGGAACAGAACCATCGATACCCGGCCATCGCACTCATCGGCGCCGCTGGAACACCGCTCCGAGCCGTGCTGGTCGTTCTGGCCGCTGAACCCGAGCCCTCGCCGCGGATCTTCACAACCTTGTGATCGCGACACCACTCTTCCACGCGGCGTTGATAGCTCGTTGGACCGCGACTACCGTCGTCGTATGGCCAGCCATCCGGTCGTGACGATCCGGTTCGCCAACGTCGAGGACGCGGAGCGGATCGCGCGTGTTCACATCGCCGCATGGCGCGCCGCGTACACGGGCATCATGTCCGACCAGCAACTGGCTGGACTCGACCACGAACTCCTCATGCGACGCTGGCACCACGACCTGGCCACCGGGTTCGCGGACGGGGCAGTGCTCGTGGCGCAGAGTCCCCAGGGAACGATCTGTGGCGTCGCCTCCGGAGGCTCACCCCGCGACGAGGTCGAGTCGGGAACCCTCGAACTGTGGATGCTCAACTGCCATCCCTCGAGCTGGGGACGCGGGGTCGGAACTATGCTCCTCGCCGAGCTCGAACGCCAGCTCGCGGACCGCGGAGCGCTCGACGCCTACCTCTGGGTCGCCGCCCGCAACAGCCGAGCCCGCCACTTCTACGCCCGCGAGGGCTGGTGCGATACCGGCGCGACGCGGCTGGAGGAACGCTTCGACCCCGCCATCACCGAGGTTCGATACGCCAAGCGCGTCGGGGTCTCCTCGTGAAACGAGCGGGCCCGGGCCCGGAAGGCCCCGGCTCGCGCGACCCCTCGCGCCTACGCGCCCAAGCGGACCGGCCGCACCGAACGGTCGCGCCTATCGGAGAGTCGAGACGACCCGGTCGAGAACCTCGATCGCGGCCACCAGTTCGGCCTCCTCCACCCGTCCGAGCACGCGGGCGAGGGCCTGCGCTTCGGTCGCAGCGGCCCGTTCGAGTAGGGACTCGCCCGCGTCCGTGATCCGGACGCGCCGGCGCCGGCGGTCACGCGGATCGGACGCCGACTCGAGGAGCCCACGTCCGATGAGGGAGCGGACCCCCACCGACACGGTTGAATGGTCCAACTCCAAGGCCGACGAGATCTCCACCAATCCCGTCGCCCCGGCGGCGACCGACCTGAGGATTCGGACCTGCCCCGACCCGGCGGTGCCCTCGAGCGTCGACTCCCACACCTGCGCGGCCACCCGCAGCACGTGGGAGAGGCGCGCGGCCACGGCGGCGTCCGTCGAATCATCGCGATTCATCGATCTATGGTGGGCCATGGAATTGCCCCATTCGCCCCCACGCGACGGTTCCGCGAAGCCGGTCGGGCCGGAATCTCCGTCCGAATACACAGTCCACTCCATCAACGGGTCAAGCTATAGCAAACTCGATACTGTCCTGCGGACGCCCACTCCACCCGGGGCGCGGCCGGCTCCTGAGGGCGCCCACTCCTATCGGCGAACCTCGACCACCCGCGTGACGTCCGCGTCGTCGAAGAGATCGACGTCGTGGACCACGACCTCCCGTGCGCGGAACTTCTTCAGAACGTACGTTGCCTCGTCCACCTCGTCCCGTGCCCGCTCTCCCTTGAGCGCGAGCAGCGACCCTCCCGGGGCGACCAAGGGCATCGTGAACCGGAGCAGCTTTCCGAGCCCGGCCACCGCCCGAGCGGTCACCGCCTCGCACCGCAGCCGCCCGTGCACCTCCTCCGCCCGTGCCCGGTGCAGCGTCACGTTGTCGAGACCGAGTTCCTCGGTCACCTCGATCAGCCATTCCACCCGCCGTTCCATCGGCTCGATGAGATGCATCTCGAGATCCGGGCGCAGCAGCGCGAGCACCACCCCCGGCAAGCCCGCACCCGAGCCCACGTCCGCGACCGCGCCGCTCGCCGGCAGGAACTGCGCGACCGCGGCGGAGTTCATCAGATGACGACGCCAGAGACGTGGGAGTTCGCGCGGGCCGATGAGTCCGCGCAGTTCCCCCTCGGCCGCGAGCATCTCACCGAAGTGCTCGACGCCACCGAAGGCGACCCCGAGGATCTCCCGAGACCGGGCCTCGTCGTCACCGATGAGATCGGACATCAGTTCGGCCGGATGATCACATAACGCTTCGGCTCGGCTCCATCCGACTCCGAATGGAGGCCGGCCTCGGTCACCGCATCGTGCACGACCTTGCGCTCGAACGAGTTCATCGGCTCGAGCTGGACCTCCGCGCCGGATGCCTGCGCCCGGCCGATCGCATCCTCCGCGAGGGCGGTGAGCTGATCCCGACGAACCTTCCGGTGGCCGGCGACGTCGAGCATGAGCCGGGACCGCTCACCGGTCTTCGCCTGGACGGCGAGCCGGGTCAGCTCCTGGAGGGCGTCGAGCACCTGGCCGTCGTCGCCGACGAGCCTACGGAGCCAGTGCTCACTGCCGGCCTCGGTCACGATGGCGACCGAGGCGCGGCCCTGGTCGACGTCGATGTCGATGTCGCCGTCGAGATCGGCGATATCGAGGAGTTCCTCGAGATAGTCGGCGGCGACGTCGCCCTCCTTCTCGAGGCGGGCGCGCAAGTCGTCGGTGGTGGTGTTCTGGCTAGTCATCATGACCCCTTCGGATCGTGGTGCTGAGAGGGAGGACCCGCAACTGCTGCGGTGCCTACTTCTTCTTCGGTGGCTTCTTGCCGGAGGCGGCCGAACTCTTCCGCGCCGCGGCCTGCGTGGATCCGGGCTTCTTCGCCGGCGGGGCGGCATCCTCGAGCGGACCGGCCGGGGCATCCGACTCCGCTGCGGGGCTCGACTTCTCCGGATCGGCGGGCTCGACCGGCTGTGCGGTCTGCCCGGGACTCTTCTTCGCCCGATCCTTGCGCTTGGGTTGCTGCCGCTGCCCGCTCACGCGTTGCTCGGGTGCGTCCTCGATCAGAAGGGTGCCGGCGTCGTCCTCGAGCACCGGTTGACCGCGCCGCGCGCGACGGCGTGCACGGCGCTCCTCGAGCGCGATCGCGGCGGGCGACCCGGGCGTGGGTGAGTTGTGGATGACCCAGAACTGCTGACCCATCGACCACAGGTTCGACGTGGTCCAGTAGAGGAGCACACCGATGGGGAACGACACACCCGACACCGCGAACACGAGCGGGAGCACGTACATGAGCATCTTCTGCTGACGCGCCATGGGGTT
The window above is part of the Pseudactinotalea sp. HY158 genome. Proteins encoded here:
- a CDS encoding GNAT family N-acetyltransferase, with amino-acid sequence MASHPVVTIRFANVEDAERIARVHIAAWRAAYTGIMSDQQLAGLDHELLMRRWHHDLATGFADGAVLVAQSPQGTICGVASGGSPRDEVESGTLELWMLNCHPSSWGRGVGTMLLAELERQLADRGALDAYLWVAARNSRARHFYAREGWCDTGATRLEERFDPAITEVRYAKRVGVSS
- a CDS encoding MarR family winged helix-turn-helix transcriptional regulator, with translation MNRDDSTDAAVAARLSHVLRVAAQVWESTLEGTAGSGQVRILRSVAAGATGLVEISSALELDHSTVSVGVRSLIGRGLLESASDPRDRRRRRVRITDAGESLLERAAATEAQALARVLGRVEEAELVAAIEVLDRVVSTLR
- the rsmG gene encoding 16S rRNA (guanine(527)-N(7))-methyltransferase RsmG; amino-acid sequence: MSDLIGDDEARSREILGVAFGGVEHFGEMLAAEGELRGLIGPRELPRLWRRHLMNSAAVAQFLPASGAVADVGSGAGLPGVVLALLRPDLEMHLIEPMERRVEWLIEVTEELGLDNVTLHRARAEEVHGRLRCEAVTARAVAGLGKLLRFTMPLVAPGGSLLALKGERARDEVDEATYVLKKFRAREVVVHDVDLFDDADVTRVVEVRR
- a CDS encoding R3H domain-containing nucleic acid-binding protein, which produces MMTSQNTTTDDLRARLEKEGDVAADYLEELLDIADLDGDIDIDVDQGRASVAIVTEAGSEHWLRRLVGDDGQVLDALQELTRLAVQAKTGERSRLMLDVAGHRKVRRDQLTALAEDAIGRAQASGAEVQLEPMNSFERKVVHDAVTEAGLHSESDGAEPKRYVIIRPN